The Kwoniella dendrophila CBS 6074 chromosome 3, complete sequence genome contains a region encoding:
- a CDS encoding phosphopyruvate hydratase, whose translation MSVVTKLHARQVIDVHTEKGRFRAQVPSGASTGAHEAIELRDKGSDYVGKGVLNAVKNVNETIAPALIDAKIPVTSQKEIDDFLIKLDGTENKGKLGANAILGVSMAVSEAGAADQGKPLYAYLAGIAGVSEPYVLPTPAFNVINGGSHAGNALAFQEFMLLPTGASSFTEALKMGSETYHVLKKVITKKYGIDAANVGDEGGFAPNVSGAEESLDLLTEAIKQAGYTGKVQIGLDVASSEFYKDGKYDLDFKNPNSDSSKWLSGKELADLYNSYVDKYDIVSIEDPFDQDDFDAWTHFTTTSKIQIVGDDLLVTNPKRIKTAIEKKACNALLLKINQIGTISESIQAVQLSQSNGWAVMTSHRSGETESTYIADLAVALKTGEIKTGAPCRSERVAKYNQLLRIEEELGDKAVYAGAKGLSRGTTAPELKDN comes from the exons ATGTCCGTTGTTACTAAACTTCACGCTAGACAAGTGA TCGATGTCCACACtgagaaag GTCGATTCAGAGCTCAAGTACCATCTGGTGCTTCCACCGGTGCTCACGAAGCTATCGAATTAAGAGACAAAGGATCTGACTACGTCGGTAAAG GTGTTCTTAACGCTGTCAAGAACGTCAACGAAACCATTGCCCCTGCTCTTATCGATGCTAAAATCCCAGTAACCTcccaaaaagaaattgatgatttcctCATCAAACTCGATGGTACCGAAAACAAAGGTAAACTCGGTGCTAACGCCATTCTTGGTGTTTCCATGGCTGTCTCAGAAGCTGGTGCCGCTGATCAA GGTAAACCCCTCTACGCCTACCTTGCTGGTATCGCCGGTGTATCTGAACCATACGTTCTCCCAACTCCCGCTTTCAACGTTATTAACGGTGGTTCCCACGCCGGTAACGCCCTTGCCTTCCAAGAATTCATGCTTCTCCCAACCGGTGCTTCATCTTTCACTGAAGCCTTAAAGATGGGTTCAGAAACTTACCACGTTCTCAAAAAGGTTATCACCAAGAAATACGGTATTGATG CTGCCAACgttggtgatgaaggtggtttcgCTCCTAACGTATCAGGCGCTGAAGAATCTCTTGACCTCCTTACCGAAGCCATCAAACAAGCTGGTTACACCGGTAAAGTCCAAATTGGTCTTGATGTCGCTTCTTCCGAATTCTACAAAGATGGTAAATACGATCTTGACTTCAAG AACCCTAACTCTGACTCCTCCAAATGGCTCTCTGGTAAAGAACTCGCCGACCTTTACAACTCTTACGTCGACAAATACGACATTGTATCAATTGAAGATCCATTTGACCAAGATGACTTCGATGCCTGGACTcacttcaccaccacctccaagATTCAAATCGTTGGTGATGATTTACTCGTAACCAATCCTAAGAGAATCAAGACCGctattgaaaagaaagcttgTAACGCTCTTTTACTTAAG ATCAACCAAATCGGTACCATCTCTGAGTCCATCCAAGC CGTACAACTTTCTCAATCTAACGGTTGGGCTGTTATGACTTCTCACCGATCTGGTGAAACCGAATCCACCTACATTGCTGATCTTGCTGTCGCTCTTAAGACTGG TGAAATCAAGACCGGTGCTCCATGTCGATCAGAACGAGTTGCCA AATACAACCAACTTCTCAGAATCGAAGAAGAACTCGGTGACAAAGCTGTCTACGCCGGTGCTAAAGGTTTAAGTAGGGGTACCACCGCTCCAGAACTCAAAGACAACTAA